Proteins encoded by one window of Cyprinus carpio isolate SPL01 chromosome B6, ASM1834038v1, whole genome shotgun sequence:
- the LOC109090212 gene encoding protein-glutamine gamma-glutamyltransferase 2-like, with the protein MALDIGTWDLACQFNNTDHHTELNGTDRLIVRRGQAFTINLYLNSGSYQPGYSQLHITAETGPQPEEQYGTRAVFGLSNEINDTCWSAAVSSPPGDTVCLSVCTAPDAPIGRYVLTLDERIQFDFILLFNPWCPRDVVYMDSEEKLAEYVLAQDGIIFRGDAEYPVPLAWYFGQFEEGILDTCFRILDMNPKHRRNPGKDCSGRRNVIYVTRVLSAMINSNDRDYGVLEGCWKDTFDGGVSPMSWRGSVQILRTWNSTSCLPVRYGQCWVFAAVGCTVSRALGIPCRVVTNYYSAHDTNSNLVIERYLNEKGEIESSTRDMIWNYHCWVESWMTRPDLPPGFDGWQASDPTPQEKSEGVFCCGPVPVRAIKEGELTLKYDAPFVFAEVNADLVYTLKYNDGSTRKIVNDQKVGQKISTKSVGRDAREDITHLYKYPEGSAEERQVFEKANHQNKLLQQKGNPGLHITIKLSMGIRKGCDFDVFAIVSNNTEENKKCRLVFASRAVSYNGIVGRECGFKDLLNVELAPGGERKVPLRLNYSKYCNNLMEDNLIRLGALLIDSSTKEAVMAMRDIVLDDPEIKIRILGEPKEKRKLAAELTLQNPLPEPLQGCCFTIEGANLTGGSSITEKLESPIEPGQEAKVKIYFTPTQSGLRKLVVDFDSDKLGHVRGYKNVIIGK; encoded by the exons ATGG CTCTGGACATCGGCACCTGGGATCTGGCGTGTCAGTTCAATAACACGGATCACCACACAGAGCTGAACGGCACTGACCGGCTGATCGTACGGAGAGGACAGGCCTTCACCATCAACCTGTACCTGAACTCCGGCTCTTACCAGCCCGGATACAGCCAGCTGCACATCACTGCAGAGACAG GCCCTCAGCCGGAGGAGCAGTATGGCACCAGGGCCGTGTTTGGTCTCAGTAATGAGATCAACGACACATGCTGGAGTGCGGCTGTGAGCAGTCCGCCCGGAGACACCGTATGTCTTTCTGTCTGCACCGCTCCAGACGCTCCCATCGGCCGGTACGTCCTGACTCTAGATGAGCGCATCCAGTTCGACTTCATACTCCTCTTCAATCCCTGGTGCCCAA GAGATGTGGTCTACATGGACAGCGAGGAGAAACTGGCCGAGTACGTTCTGGCCCAGGATGGGATCATTTTCAGGGGCGATGCCGAATACCCAGTCCCTTTGGCCTGGTATTTTGGCCAG TTCGAGGAGGGCATACTGGACACTTGCTTTAGAATCCTGGACATGAATCCTAAACACAGAAGGAACCCTGGGAAGGACTGTTCTGGACGCAGAAACGTCATTTATGTCACAAGAGTGCTGAGTGCTATG ATCAACAGCAATGACCGGGACTACGGCGTGCTGGAGGGCTGCTGGAAGGACACGTTTGATGGCGGCGTGAGCCCCATGTCCTGGAGAGGAAGTGTTCAGATCCTGAGGACGTGGAACAGCACTTCCTGTCTGCCGGTGCGCTATGGCCAGTGCTGGGTCTTCGCAGCCGTCGGATGTACAg TGTCTCGCGCTCTGGGAATCCCATGCAGGGTGGTAACAAACTACTATTCTGCCCATGATACCAACAGCAACCTTGTTATCGAGCGCTATCTCAACGAGAAAGGAGAAATAGAGAGCAGCACCAGAGATATGATATG GAACTACCACTGCTGGGTCGAGAGCTGGATGACGCGACCCGATCTCCCTCCGGGTTTTGATGGCTGGCAGGCGAGTGACCCGACGCCGCAGGAGAAAAGTGAAG GCGTGTTCTGCTGTGGGCCAGTTCCTGTGCGAGCGATAAAAGAGGGCGAGCTCACCCTTAAATACGATGCTCCGTTTGTGTTCGCGGAGGTGAACGCAGACTTAGTTTACACCCTGAAATATAACGATGGGAGCACAAGGAAAATTGTCAATGACCAAAAAGTGGGGCAGAAGATCAGCACCAAGAGCGTAGGCCGAGATGCGAGAGAAGACATCACACACCTGTACAAATATCCTGAAG GTTCTGCGGAGGAGAGGCAGGTTTTCGAGAAAGCAAACCACCAGAACAAGCTGCTTCAGCAGAAAGGCAACCCTGGGCTGCATATCACCATCAAGCTGTCGATGGGGATCAGGAAGGGCTGTGACTTTGACGTCTTTGCAATAGTCAGCAACAACACAGAGGAGAATAAGAAGTGTCGTCTGGTGTTTGCGTCACGTGCCGTGTCATATAACGGCATCGTCGGCCGCGAGTGCGGTTTTAAAGACCTGCTGAATGTGGAACTGGCACCTGGAGGAG agAGGAAGGTTCCTCTGAGGCTGaactacagtaaatactgtaataatctAATGGAGGACAATCTAATCCGTCTGGGCGCTCTGCTGATCGACTCCAGCACAAAGGAAGCCGTCATGGCCATGCGTGACATCGTGCTGGACGACCCTGAGATCAAAATCAGG ATCCTGGGAGAACCCAAAGAGAAGCGTAAGCTGGCGGCGGAGCTCACTCTACAGAACCCGCTGCCAGAACCCTTACAAGGCTGCTGCTTCACCATCGAGGGCGCAAACCTCACCGGCGGCAGCAGCATCACAGAGAA ACTGGAGTCACCCATCGAACCCGGGCAGGAGGCCAAAGTCAAAATCTACTTCACTCCCACTCAGTCCGGCCTGCGCAAACTCGTGGTGGATTTTGACAGCGACAAGCTGGGCCACGTTAGAGGATACAAGAACGTTATCATCGGGAAATGA
- the vstm2l gene encoding V-set and transmembrane domain-containing protein 2-like protein isoform X1, whose translation MRSFGEMLWIIHSVGLYAQISANLAVDNHVSGNALFTEVPQDVVSQAGDDVEMACSFRGTSSSSVSLEIQWWYTRHSREWAEQPTWTTNQVVSQENTPKGATKISVVKVVGSNISHKLRLSSVRPSDEGTYECRVTDFSESRAQRHRVQAYLQVQPDLQQEHQSPVRNRDQKNKEEKKTSDENAGPEDRQKSHHKREEEQRTQQVAHQFHEEDHHQLHEGNKTRTGKKHQSESTDLKTE comes from the exons ATGCGCTCGTTTGGAGAGATGCTGTGGATTATACACTCGGTGGGACTTTATGCCCAAATCAGCGCGAATTTGGCAGTGGACAATCACGTATCTGGAAACG CTCTTTTCACCGAGGTTCCTCAGGACGTGGTCTCTCAGGCTGGAGATGATGTGGAGATGGCCTGCTCCTTCAGAGGCACTAGTTCCTCCTCCGTCTCATTGGAGATCCAGTGGTGGTACACCAGACACAGCAGAGAGTGGGCGGAGCAACCAACATGGACGACCAAT CAGGTGGTTTCACAGGAAAACACACCAAAGGGAGCAACTAAAATAAGT gtgGTAAAAGTGGTTGGCAGCAACATCTCCCATAAGCTTCGTCTGTCTAGCGTCAGACCATCAGACGAGGGAACGTACGAATGTCGAGTCACTGACTTCAGTGAAAGCCGAGCCCAGCGGCACAGAGTTCAGGCGTATCTACAGGTACAGCCAGACCTCCAGCAGGAACACCAGAGTCCCGTCCGCAACAGAGACCAGAAGAACAAAGAGGAGAAGAAGACATCAGATGAGAACGCAGGTCCTGAAGATCGTCAGAAGAGCCACCATAAGAGAGAAGAAGAGCAGAGAACGCAGCAAGTGGCCCATCAGTTTCATGAAGAGGATCATCATCAGCTCCACGAGGGGAACAAGACAAGAACGGGAAAGAAACACCAATCAGAGAGCACAGATTTGAAGACAGAGTGA
- the vstm2l gene encoding V-set and transmembrane domain-containing protein 2-like protein isoform X2, with amino-acid sequence MRSFGEMLWIIHSVGLYAQISANLAVDNHVSGNALFTEVPQDVVSQAGDDVEMACSFRGTSSSSVSLEIQWWYTRHSREWAEQPTWTTNPVVSQENTPKGATKISVVKVVGSNISHKLRLSSVRPSDEGTYECRVTDFSESRAQRHRVQAYLQVQPDLQQEHQSPVRNRDQKNKEEKKTSDENAGPEDRQKSHHKREEEQRTQQVAHQFHEEDHHQLHEGNKTRTGKKHQSESTDLKTE; translated from the exons ATGCGCTCGTTTGGAGAGATGCTGTGGATTATACACTCGGTGGGACTTTATGCCCAAATCAGCGCGAATTTGGCAGTGGACAATCACGTATCTGGAAACG CTCTTTTCACCGAGGTTCCTCAGGACGTGGTCTCTCAGGCTGGAGATGATGTGGAGATGGCCTGCTCCTTCAGAGGCACTAGTTCCTCCTCCGTCTCATTGGAGATCCAGTGGTGGTACACCAGACACAGCAGAGAGTGGGCGGAGCAACCAACATGGACGACCAATCCG GTGGTTTCACAGGAAAACACACCAAAGGGAGCAACTAAAATAAGT gtgGTAAAAGTGGTTGGCAGCAACATCTCCCATAAGCTTCGTCTGTCTAGCGTCAGACCATCAGACGAGGGAACGTACGAATGTCGAGTCACTGACTTCAGTGAAAGCCGAGCCCAGCGGCACAGAGTTCAGGCGTATCTACAGGTACAGCCAGACCTCCAGCAGGAACACCAGAGTCCCGTCCGCAACAGAGACCAGAAGAACAAAGAGGAGAAGAAGACATCAGATGAGAACGCAGGTCCTGAAGATCGTCAGAAGAGCCACCATAAGAGAGAAGAAGAGCAGAGAACGCAGCAAGTGGCCCATCAGTTTCATGAAGAGGATCATCATCAGCTCCACGAGGGGAACAAGACAAGAACGGGAAAGAAACACCAATCAGAGAGCACAGATTTGAAGACAGAGTGA